The following proteins are encoded in a genomic region of Sesamum indicum cultivar Zhongzhi No. 13 linkage group LG8, S_indicum_v1.0, whole genome shotgun sequence:
- the LOC105168201 gene encoding UPF0481 protein At3g47200-like isoform X1, whose amino-acid sequence MQSNNGAEAYTLISHELSQLSEARTQRSIYRVHKDLRDVNNKAYEPEIIAIGPYHRDKDHLKMMEEHKLWYLHLLLKRKKENVEAYISAMGELEQEARNCYAEPVSLNSAKFIKMLVLDSCFIIELVRKDHEGDHEDDPIFEMGWIMNSLQPDIILFENQIPFFILCRLFDMIEGPNRHNMLIDRLLLFYQNNPGGRLKNKTERSLQEIKHLLDLIHSSLIDSVEELYVNVEEVPKTREWQFIPPATELTDANVAFKNVESDNFFKVDFRDGIMLIPHFIIDDSKECLFRNLIAHEQYSSTTTRPNFVTDYVRFMDCLINSSKDVEILSECGIIENWLGDNEEVANIFNQLFTSVTLTRDNFFYGTICDRVNTHYKKRWNRAMALLRRDYFNSPWSYFSFSAALAILLLTVAQTVLSFSTGNK is encoded by the coding sequence ATGCAGTCCAACAACGGTGCCGAGGCCTACACTCTCATAAGCCATGAGCTTTCCCAGCTCTCCGAAGCACGAACACAGCGTTCCATCTATAGAGTACATAAGGATTTGCGTGACGTCAATAACAAGGCTTATGAACCAGAAATCATAGCAATTGGCCCTTATCATCGTGATAAAGATCACCTGAAAATGATGGAGGAACACAAACTGTGGTATCTGCATTTACTTCTTAAGCGGAAAAAAGAGAACGTCGAGGCGTATATCTCAGCTATGGGAGAATTAGAACAAGAGGCACGCAATTGTTATGCGGAGCCCGTTAGCCTAAACTCAGCCAAGTTCATCAAGATGCTAGTGCTAGACAGTTGCTTCATCATTGAGTTAGTACGAAAAGACCACGAGGGAGATCATGAGGACGACCCTATCTTTGAAATGGGGTGGATCATGAATAGCCTGCAGCCAGACatcatattatttgaaaatcagATTCCTTTCTTCATTCTGTGCAGGTTATTTGACATGATTGAGGGGCCAAATCGGCATAACATGTTGATCGACCGTCTGTTGCTCTTCTACCAGAACAACCCTGGGGGACGGCTTAAAAACAAGACAGAGAGAAGTCTACAAGAGATAAAGCACCTACTTGATTTGATACACAGCAGCTTGATTGATTCAGTTGAAGAGCTTTATGTTAATGTAGAAGAAGTTCCCAAGACTAGAGAATGGCAATTCATACCCCCGGCGACAGAGCTAACAGATGCTAACGTGGCGTTTAAGAATGTGGAATCCGATAATTTCTTTAAGGTAGATTTCCGTGATGGCATTATGTTGATTCCACATTTCATTATTGATGATAGCAAGGAGTGTTTGTTTAGGAACCTCATTGCTCACGAGCAATATTCCTCAACTACAACTCGTCCGAATTTTGTCACAGATTATGTGAGATTCATGGATTGCCTCATTAATTCTTCCAAGGACGTAGAAATCCTGTCCGAGTGTGGGATCATAGAGAACTGGTTGGGCGACAATGAAGAGGTTGCCAACATATTTAACCAACTTTTCACTTCAGTTACTCTCACTCgggataattttttctatggCACAATCTGTGATAGAGTCAACACCCATTACAAGAAGCGTTGGAACAGAGCGATGGCGTTGTTGAGGCGAGACTATTTCAACAGCCCGTGGTcatacttttcattttctgctGCACTTGCAATCCTTCTACTCACTGTGGCTCAAACTGTCTTGTCTTTCTCTACAGGCAACAAGTAA
- the LOC105168201 gene encoding UPF0481 protein At3g47200-like isoform X2 codes for MQSNNGAEAYTLISHELSQLSEARTQRSIYRVHKDLRDVNNKAYEPEIIAIGPYHRDKDHLKMMEEHKLWYLHLLLKRKKENVEAYISAMGELEQEARNCYAEPVSLNSAKFIKMLVLDSCFIIELVRKDHEGDHEDDPIFEMGWIMNSLQPDIILFENQIPFFILCRLFDMIEGPNRHNMLIDRLLLFYQNNPGGRLKNKTERSLQEIKHLLDLIHSSLIDSVEELYVNVEEVPKTREWQFIPPATELTDANVAFKNVESDNFFKIM; via the exons ATGCAGTCCAACAACGGTGCCGAGGCCTACACTCTCATAAGCCATGAGCTTTCCCAGCTCTCCGAAGCACGAACACAGCGTTCCATCTATAGAGTACATAAGGATTTGCGTGACGTCAATAACAAGGCTTATGAACCAGAAATCATAGCAATTGGCCCTTATCATCGTGATAAAGATCACCTGAAAATGATGGAGGAACACAAACTGTGGTATCTGCATTTACTTCTTAAGCGGAAAAAAGAGAACGTCGAGGCGTATATCTCAGCTATGGGAGAATTAGAACAAGAGGCACGCAATTGTTATGCGGAGCCCGTTAGCCTAAACTCAGCCAAGTTCATCAAGATGCTAGTGCTAGACAGTTGCTTCATCATTGAGTTAGTACGAAAAGACCACGAGGGAGATCATGAGGACGACCCTATCTTTGAAATGGGGTGGATCATGAATAGCCTGCAGCCAGACatcatattatttgaaaatcagATTCCTTTCTTCATTCTGTGCAGGTTATTTGACATGATTGAGGGGCCAAATCGGCATAACATGTTGATCGACCGTCTGTTGCTCTTCTACCAGAACAACCCTGGGGGACGGCTTAAAAACAAGACAGAGAGAAGTCTACAAGAGATAAAGCACCTACTTGATTTGATACACAGCAGCTTGATTGATTCAGTTGAAGAGCTTTATGTTAATGTAGAAGAAGTTCCCAAGACTAGAGAATGGCAATTCATACCCCCGGCGACAGAGCTAACAGATGCTAACGTGGCGTTTAAGAATGTGGAATCCGATAATTTCTTTAAG ATTATGTGA